The Pieris brassicae chromosome 7, ilPieBrab1.1, whole genome shotgun sequence genome includes the window ACAATGAACCTGGCCAAATAAGGATTTTCACGATACTTACACCTTTTTAATCAACATTTAATTGAACTAATTAAGCAAAAAGAAAACCACAATCTAATTAAGTgtactttattaacttaattaattatatagctATTAGAATGAGGAATTATGTATGGTACAGTAATGAAATGAATTGTTTAAATGCATCCCAATTCACATAGAAATTAACAATCGGCAGTTCAATACATACccttataactataataaacttaattcaaaataagaGTTGTGTACTGTATAAGATTGTTAATCATATTACCACCAAATATAAATTCACTCAcaccttaaatattttattccagtgacagtcttaaatatttacaattaagcCCTAGTGTATTTTCCCCAGATGTGTAGCATAAAAACGGATGCAATGAATAGAAGAGACATAACCAACACTGGTACTGGACCTCTgaaaacacaaattaaatcCATTACAATGACAATAGAccaagtttaacaaaaaagaaaatgtgaGCTTTATGGAAAATATATGTCTGATGACAAATActcaaaatatgtttgtttttgtacTGTAAACctcaatattgtaataaaatggataacatttagtaaaatatttattacttacaagTGTATTAAATAGGAATAAcaaaatcacaaaaaaaaatcctataaGAATTCATAGTAATTTTTTGTCATATAACCCCAGTAATGAAACTTACACTTTAACGCCAGGTGAATCATCAGTGTAAAAGCGCCACATGCCACCAGAGCCTGCGCCGGTAGTTCGGCTTCGAGCAGCAGTTGTTGTAGTAGTAGTCTTTCTTTGACGTACAGTACCACCACTTGAAGCTCTTGGAGCTATTGAGGCTTTGCTTGGTGAACGACTACCTGATCCCACCGACGTAGAACTCGGAGCAGCAGGCTGAAAAGATTAgcagtatataatattattatcagtttgttataaattataaatcattttatctAAACAACAAAAACGCTCTAAACACTTACCATTGTTTTGCTATGTAGGTTGGTTGTAAGGTATAACAAAATTACCAAAAAGTTTTCGAAAGTAAATTCAAAAGACCTACTATCGAGTTGGCAGTccactgaattttttttttgaattacgAGCTACACGTAGTTACACTTTTGACACGTTGTCACATCATtgtcatatatataatgaaatgcCATTGGAGTAGAAATTAGTATTGCCaggatataattttatataaaattattcaataaaattgaaatagtattaaaattaacaatatctgtaatataatatgttattacgAACAGTAAGGAATTTTCTATGACTTCCCGAATAAATATCCCTCATACAGGTCACTCGCATCTTTTATCTTCATCATCAATTAAACTTGTCTGAAATATTCCTTTCATCTTAAATACTTTTGCTATTTTTTCACAAAACCTtcctttcatttattcataaaaatcataatattatgattatctTTTATAGAGCCgccaaataatattttctgtttgAAGTTtgttgacatatttgacagcaCTCAAGACTAGATTGTGACTTGagatttgaattaaatatggTTCTGAGAGTTGAGATAATCACAACACAGAGTATTCTATGAATAATTCAGTAGCTCTTTAAGGTTACGTCATATGTAAACTAGAaagtttaaacattattattgtttctaGTTCCGTTATGTTAAATAGGTTTACGGTGTTTATTAGGGATTTGCATTCTTTAGTAAAACTATCAACAAGTAGAATGAATATAGATAAATGTTACTTTAGGCATATACCTAGTGAagataaaatagatataactTTTTTGTTAAAAGTTAAAGAAACGATACgacagtttaatttaaatcggAACAGTTCAGAAGTAGTACAA containing:
- the LOC123711862 gene encoding protein transport protein Sec61 subunit beta codes for the protein MPAAPSSTSVGSGSRSPSKASIAPRASSGGTVRQRKTTTTTTAARSRTTGAGSGGMWRFYTDDSPGVKVGPVPVLVMSLLFIASVFMLHIWGKYTRA